The genomic interval GCGCCGTAAATTATCCAGACGAGTGCTGTCCCGATCAGTTTGGGATCGCTGTACCTGAAATCAGGGAAAGCCGAGGGAAGCCATATAATTCCTATAACTATTGCAACCGTAATCAGGACGAATCCGATTACAAGCGAATAGAAACTTAATTTCTCAAGTATCTCGAGGCTCGGCAGGCGGTTGAATACAAGTCCGAATTTACTTGCCCGCAGATTTTTGTAAAGGAGAAGAAAGAGCAATCCGTAAACAGCAGAAATCGTAATTCCGGAATAACCGAGTAATGCGCTTATTACATGCAGTCCGAGCAGCCTGTTCCTTAGTACATCGGGGACAATATAGTTGTGCTCAATAAACAGTGAGGAGAAGAACTGAAATACGAGCGCAAAAAAGAGAATGAAAGCGCCGGTTCCTCTTACGTCTGTAAGCAATTCGAGGATGAAATAAGAAAAGCCGATCGAAAAAGCCAGAATCGAAAATATTTCGAATTTGTTCGTTATCGGTGTATGGTCGAATTCGATGGTTCTGATGATCAGATAGAATAAGTGGACTATAAGAGTAATGAAAAGAAAGATTCTTTTTGAGTTGGCAAGGACTCTCTTCTCATTTATAAAATCGATTGCATATACCATAAAAGTAATAAGGTAGGCAAGCGGTAATATTGTATTTAATAGCTCTAATGCTGAGATCATAATTCACTAAATAAGTAATATTATATAATAAATGAGTAAAACTTCGGGTGACAAATTTAAGAATTTATTGGCCTAAAAACTTATGGTTATAAAGGGAAATTGAGGCAGAAATTGAGGACTTGTTATAAAAAAAGGGAAGCTCTGCTTCCCTTTTTTTTGGTATTTGTCGGCCGGTTATTTGAGTATAATCATCTTTTTAGTTTCAGAATACTTACCTGCCGTAATTTTATAGAAATAGATGCCGCTTGTTAGCCTGGAATTTTGCAATGAAAATTGAGAATCATAATTCCCCGGCTGTTTGAATTCATTTACGAGTGTAGCCACCTCTTTGCCCTGGAGGTCATATATTTTCAGTGATACGAAACCGGCTTGCGGAATTGAATAACGAATAGTTGTAGAAGGATTAAAAGGATTGGGGTAATTATTGAACAACTCAAAATCTATCGGTAATTCATTTCCGGTTTTAATGCCGGTTACAGAGTTAAATCGATTGAAAAATAGTTTCCCGCCGTTTTGATCCCAGCCAAGCCATATGACCCCAAGGTCATAAGAAGTCGAAAATTGTAATGGAACAATTTCAGGTTTTGGATTGCTGGATGTCCAGTAGGGAGGATGTGAAGATAAACTTGCATTATAAATAAATTGCGAGCTGTTGCCGGTGGCATTGAAGTTATAAACAATTTTATCAGTTGAATTTGTTGCCTCACCGCTTTGAGGTTCATCATAATAATAGACTAAGTCGAATCCGTCTTTATTTTTCTTAATGTTCGGCCAGTAATTATTTGAAGCGGGAAGTGTCGCTATATCAATCGGTATGCTGAAACTGCTTCCTCCATTAGTACTGAATGTACCCTTGACCAGCAATTTGTTGTTAACGCTTTCAGTATAAACAACCCAGACTTTTTCGCCATTTAATGCGCACTTATATTCTGTTTTAATTATGTTTTCTGCAACCGCATTTACCGGTGAAAAGGGAACTAATATTCCGTTCATATTAAATTCGCCCACTGAATAAGCAATAGGAGAAGCTTCTTTAGGTAAATAATAATTGTACATGTATGCAATTCCAACTTTTC from Melioribacteraceae bacterium carries:
- the ccsA gene encoding cytochrome c biogenesis protein CcsA — its product is MISALELLNTILPLAYLITFMVYAIDFINEKRVLANSKRIFLFITLIVHLFYLIIRTIEFDHTPITNKFEIFSILAFSIGFSYFILELLTDVRGTGAFILFFALVFQFFSSLFIEHNYIVPDVLRNRLLGLHVISALLGYSGITISAVYGLLFLLLYKNLRASKFGLVFNRLPSLEILEKLSFYSLVIGFVLITVAIVIGIIWLPSAFPDFRYSDPKLIGTALVWIIYGAGITSKIAAGWYGRKVIYFSLAGFLFAVISLILTSTLANTFHSFY
- a CDS encoding T9SS type A sorting domain-containing protein, translated to MKIKYLSLYILTLVFTTIGYPQSHISSYALWGNDRMILDKDPLGSFSGVQNSDGKIYVAIKNLVMFPSGGIIIMFSDDLGVNWKATQSDAWMTIDGTYGDFKLLNGPNNSIYLFALIDNMITCKRIDEPGGIWASQMLAREFDAVYSEELNNFFFLYTDPFDNELKFLQSEIINGEFSTKHFGYLDYNTHSPRIVISGRKVGIAYMYNYYLPKEASPIAYSVGEFNMNGILVPFSPVNAVAENIIKTEYKCALNGEKVWVVYTESVNNKLLVKGTFSTNGGSSFSIPIDIATLPASNNYWPNIKKNKDGFDLVYYYDEPQSGEATNSTDKIVYNFNATGNSSQFIYNASLSSHPPYWTSSNPKPEIVPLQFSTSYDLGVIWLGWDQNGGKLFFNRFNSVTGIKTGNELPIDFELFNNYPNPFNPSTTIRYSIPQAGFVSLKIYDLQGKEVATLVNEFKQPGNYDSQFSLQNSRLTSGIYFYKITAGKYSETKKMIILK